The Kordia sp. SMS9 genome window below encodes:
- a CDS encoding aspartate kinase, protein MKIFKFGGASVKDANGVKNLVNVLQQVGYDNTLIVVSAMGKTTNAIEVVIKNYIEESKELQASIQEIAKYHNEILLDLFPNEQHPIFGKVTRFFEEMQGFLGRNKSPDYNYVYDQLVSFGELISTTIVSAYLNSISIENTWLDTREMIKTDTNYRDAKVNWEATQENIKQKVNRNKLNITQGFIGSDPNNFTTTLGREGSDYTAAIFAYCLNAESVTIWKDVPGVLNADPRYFENAQLLHNISYREAIELAFYGASVIHPKTLQPLQRKEIPLFVKSFLNPKVDGTAVAKGSGINPNVPCFIVKKNQVLISLSSLDFSFIVENNISEIFKLLHDCKMKVDVIQNSAISFSVCVDNKFNKLEKLLKTLRSKFKVTHHENVSLYTIRHFTESAIEGLQKDKEILLEQRADQTIQLVVK, encoded by the coding sequence ATGAAAATATTCAAATTTGGTGGAGCGTCTGTAAAAGATGCGAATGGTGTTAAAAACTTGGTCAATGTCTTGCAACAAGTTGGTTATGACAATACACTTATCGTAGTTTCTGCAATGGGAAAAACTACAAACGCTATTGAAGTGGTCATCAAAAACTACATTGAAGAAAGCAAAGAATTACAAGCGTCTATTCAAGAAATTGCCAAATATCACAATGAAATTCTGTTGGATTTATTTCCAAACGAACAGCATCCGATTTTTGGAAAAGTAACCCGGTTTTTTGAAGAAATGCAAGGCTTTTTAGGACGAAACAAATCGCCAGATTACAACTATGTGTACGATCAATTGGTGTCGTTTGGAGAATTAATTTCCACCACCATCGTGAGTGCGTATTTAAACAGTATTTCCATTGAAAATACTTGGCTTGATACGCGCGAAATGATCAAAACCGATACAAATTACCGTGATGCGAAAGTCAATTGGGAAGCGACGCAGGAAAACATCAAGCAGAAAGTAAATCGCAATAAGCTCAACATTACACAAGGATTTATAGGAAGCGATCCCAATAACTTTACCACAACGCTCGGTCGTGAAGGTTCCGATTACACAGCGGCCATTTTTGCGTATTGTTTAAATGCAGAAAGTGTTACCATTTGGAAAGATGTTCCTGGTGTGTTAAATGCCGATCCGCGTTATTTTGAAAATGCGCAATTGTTACACAATATTTCTTATCGGGAAGCAATTGAGTTGGCATTTTACGGCGCATCGGTCATTCATCCAAAAACATTACAACCTTTACAACGCAAGGAAATCCCGTTGTTTGTAAAGTCGTTCCTAAACCCAAAAGTAGATGGAACTGCGGTGGCAAAAGGTTCGGGAATTAACCCAAATGTTCCGTGTTTTATCGTGAAAAAGAATCAAGTATTGATATCACTTTCGTCGTTAGATTTCTCTTTTATTGTAGAAAATAACATCAGTGAAATCTTCAAATTACTACACGATTGCAAGATGAAAGTAGACGTAATTCAAAACTCTGCCATTAGTTTTTCGGTATGTGTGGATAATAAGTTTAATAAATTAGAAAAATTGCTCAAAACGCTGCGTTCAAAATTCAAAGTTACACATCATGAAAATGTGTCGTTGTATACCATCCGACACTTTACAGAATCAGCGATTGAGGGTTTACAGAAAGACAAAGAAATTCTGTTAGAACAGCGCGCCGATCAAACGATTCAGCTAGTTGTGAAATAA